From Kineosporia succinea, the proteins below share one genomic window:
- a CDS encoding Uma2 family endonuclease, which produces MSAEMVAPAWMHEQVTAEQYATWTPEQCAGIEIVDGMVLVSPSASKRHNRLARLLANALDAAAGEDWNADTDFDVRLQDLPLNNRRPDVTVYRAETIDVSPTRPEHVLLVVEVVSPGSETTDRIVKADQYAKAGIQFYWRVEQAPTGAPVVYTYVLDASVGRYRDGEVFTGIVKVSAPFTVEVDLDQM; this is translated from the coding sequence ATGAGCGCGGAGATGGTCGCGCCGGCCTGGATGCATGAGCAGGTAACGGCTGAGCAGTACGCGACGTGGACGCCCGAGCAGTGTGCAGGCATTGAGATCGTGGACGGGATGGTCCTGGTGAGCCCGAGCGCGTCCAAGCGTCACAATCGTCTGGCCCGGCTGCTGGCCAACGCGCTGGACGCGGCCGCGGGTGAGGACTGGAACGCGGACACCGACTTCGATGTGCGTCTGCAGGATCTGCCGTTGAACAACCGCCGTCCGGACGTGACGGTGTACCGGGCTGAGACGATCGATGTCAGTCCGACCAGGCCTGAGCATGTGCTGCTGGTGGTCGAGGTGGTCTCGCCCGGGTCGGAGACGACGGACCGGATCGTCAAGGCTGACCAGTACGCGAAGGCGGGGATCCAGTTCTACTGGCGCGTCGAGCAGGCCCCGACCGGGGCACCAGTGGTCTACACGTACGTGCTTGATGCGTCGGTCGGCCGGTACCGGGACGGCGAAGTTTTCACCGGGATCGTCAAGGTGTCCGCGCCGTTCACGGTCGAAGTGGATCTCGATCAGATGTGA